The proteins below are encoded in one region of Leptospira montravelensis:
- the ilvN gene encoding acetolactate synthase small subunit — translation MKHTLSILVNNHPGVMSHVSGLFTRRGYNIDSIAVGVTDNADVSSMTIVLNGDDFIVGQVKNQLLKLPDVLRVQDMAYASSVQRELVLISFSITEVNRSEALTICNGFDVKILEMTEDSLLIEFSGNSRQVSNIISVLKPFGIREISRTGQIAIAYRNQNAV, via the coding sequence ATGAAACACACTCTAAGTATTTTAGTAAATAACCATCCAGGGGTCATGAGTCATGTATCTGGACTTTTTACTCGTCGCGGATACAATATTGATTCAATTGCCGTAGGTGTGACAGACAATGCGGATGTATCTTCCATGACAATTGTATTGAATGGAGATGATTTTATCGTGGGTCAGGTAAAAAACCAACTCCTCAAACTTCCCGATGTTTTACGAGTACAAGATATGGCTTATGCAAGTTCTGTACAAAGGGAACTGGTGCTCATTTCCTTTTCGATTACCGAAGTGAACCGAAGTGAAGCCCTTACCATTTGTAATGGATTTGATGTTAAAATTTTAGAAATGACAGAAGATTCACTTCTCATTGAATTTTCTGGAAATTCTAGACAGGTGAGTAATATCATCTCGGTTCTGAAACCATTTGGAATCCGCGAAATTTCTCGTACGGGGCAAATTGCGATAGCTTATCGCAACCAAAACGCCGTTTAG
- the ilvB gene encoding biosynthetic-type acetolactate synthase large subunit encodes MSSTTEAITGGRLMVELLEEAGVEIVFGYPGGAILPFYDELYHSKKIKHILVRHEQGAIHMAEGYARSTGKLGVCIATSGPGATNLITGLTDAKLDSIPILAITGQVSTDAIGTDAFQEADIFGITIPITKYNALIKKADDLSRHFEEAIKIAMGGRPGPVLLDFPKDVQLEKTTVRKASSLKIAPHHYERPKVKGDPQEFAEALNQAKRPLLYVGGGAINSFASAEIKALAEKANAPVTTTLMGLGAFPGTHPLSVGMLGMHGTAYANKAVLECDYILNLGARFDDRVAKYQDFAPNAVRAHVDIDAAEFNKRINVDHILHGDLKDAIREILPFVKGGDRTSWIENIQNLKKNHPLDFDNSGDSIKPQDFLQRVYAKTKGEAIVSTDVGQHQMWAAQYYLFDKPNTWLTSGGLGTMGYGLPAAIGAKFGNPDKTVICVTGDGSIQMCIQELATIAQSQLGVKILLFNNNFLGMVRQWQELFYEERFSESQWTYNPNFVKLADAYGIPAMRIEHKSEIEKGVEFFLKDNGSALIEVMIPAEEKVFPMIPAGKSQQDLIEFKDLGKLKK; translated from the coding sequence ATGTCATCTACAACCGAAGCAATTACTGGTGGCCGATTGATGGTCGAACTATTGGAAGAAGCGGGTGTGGAGATCGTCTTTGGATACCCTGGTGGTGCCATCCTCCCATTCTACGACGAACTCTATCATAGCAAAAAAATCAAACACATCCTTGTGCGCCACGAACAAGGTGCTATCCATATGGCTGAAGGTTATGCCAGGTCCACGGGAAAGTTAGGTGTTTGTATTGCCACTTCCGGCCCAGGAGCTACGAATTTAATCACAGGCCTTACTGATGCTAAATTAGATTCTATTCCCATCCTTGCCATCACGGGCCAAGTTTCCACAGATGCCATTGGAACCGATGCTTTCCAAGAAGCAGATATTTTTGGAATTACCATACCGATTACTAAATACAACGCACTGATCAAAAAGGCAGATGATCTTTCTCGCCATTTTGAAGAAGCCATCAAGATAGCGATGGGTGGCAGACCTGGCCCTGTGCTTTTGGATTTTCCCAAAGATGTTCAATTAGAAAAAACAACTGTCAGAAAAGCATCCTCCTTAAAAATTGCTCCCCATCATTATGAAAGACCAAAAGTAAAAGGGGATCCGCAAGAATTTGCAGAAGCTTTGAACCAGGCCAAACGCCCGTTACTCTATGTAGGTGGTGGTGCTATCAATTCCTTTGCTTCAGCAGAAATCAAAGCTTTGGCAGAAAAAGCCAATGCTCCCGTAACAACTACACTTATGGGACTTGGTGCTTTTCCTGGAACTCATCCCTTATCTGTAGGAATGCTTGGAATGCACGGTACTGCTTATGCTAACAAAGCCGTGTTAGAATGTGATTATATTTTAAATTTAGGTGCCAGGTTTGATGACCGAGTTGCCAAATACCAAGATTTTGCTCCGAATGCCGTTCGCGCGCACGTAGACATTGATGCTGCCGAGTTTAACAAACGAATCAATGTAGATCATATCCTTCATGGAGACTTAAAGGATGCCATTCGTGAAATCCTTCCTTTTGTGAAAGGGGGAGACCGTACTTCATGGATTGAAAATATTCAGAACTTAAAGAAAAATCATCCTCTCGATTTTGATAACAGTGGTGATAGTATCAAACCACAAGATTTTTTACAAAGAGTGTATGCGAAAACTAAGGGTGAGGCCATTGTTTCTACTGATGTAGGGCAACACCAAATGTGGGCAGCACAGTACTATTTATTTGATAAACCAAATACTTGGTTAACCTCCGGAGGACTAGGGACTATGGGTTATGGGCTTCCTGCGGCCATTGGTGCAAAGTTTGGAAACCCTGATAAAACTGTTATTTGTGTTACGGGAGATGGTTCCATTCAAATGTGTATTCAGGAACTGGCAACGATCGCACAATCTCAGTTAGGTGTGAAAATATTACTATTTAATAATAACTTCCTCGGTATGGTTCGTCAATGGCAGGAACTATTTTATGAAGAGAGATTCAGTGAGTCACAATGGACATACAATCCAAACTTTGTTAAACTTGCTGATGCTTATGGAATTCCTGCCATGAGAATCGAACACAAATCCGAAATCGAGAAAGGTGTGGAATTTTTCTTAAAAGATAATGGATCAGCTCTCATTGAAGTTATGATCCCTGCCGAAGAAAAAGTGTTCCCAATGATACCTGCAGGAAAGTCACAACAAGATCTTATCGAATTTAAAGACTTGGGGAAATTGAAAAAATGA
- a CDS encoding tetratricopeptide repeat protein, with amino-acid sequence MENTDTEKPHEDEKFTKIKSLAKEAYRFLDQGRFKEAKERLDILLDEDPANTYGLVGLGDYYAKTKQPEQAIQYYRKCLSGDTTNKFSLMGLMNAYRDLNSLKRIIEVAEEFHHITITDASILSRVADAHRKLKNFKESEVYYMEALQINPNDQYVIVGLGHLYFACQRYVDAIQWWEKLLSSQPNNIKILTEIGNSYRKIKDFDKAILYYDRAKELDPKNFFALYGLAESYRGKKDFKTAITYWEKILESDPENKLIINRYADSLRGLGNYDKALECFNKILASGDDYFALLGKAAALRLIGDLEKAEEIYLGLLSKSPSDPRPALELSDLWDIMGKKTQAVKLLEDLAKKNPSNESIRERIEYLKD; translated from the coding sequence ATGGAAAATACAGATACCGAAAAGCCACATGAAGATGAAAAATTCACAAAAATAAAATCTCTCGCAAAAGAGGCTTATCGTTTTCTGGATCAGGGTCGTTTTAAGGAAGCGAAGGAACGATTAGACATATTACTGGATGAAGATCCAGCAAATACATACGGCCTTGTTGGTCTCGGTGACTATTACGCGAAAACAAAACAACCAGAACAAGCCATCCAATATTATCGCAAATGTTTGAGCGGTGATACAACCAATAAGTTTTCCCTAATGGGACTTATGAATGCTTATAGAGATTTAAATAGCCTCAAACGAATCATTGAGGTAGCAGAAGAATTTCATCATATAACAATCACAGATGCAAGTATCCTTTCTCGTGTTGCTGATGCCCATAGAAAATTAAAAAACTTTAAAGAATCCGAAGTGTATTATATGGAAGCACTTCAAATCAATCCAAACGATCAGTATGTAATCGTAGGACTTGGTCATTTATACTTTGCATGCCAAAGGTATGTGGATGCCATACAATGGTGGGAAAAATTACTTTCAAGCCAACCAAACAATATCAAAATCCTAACAGAGATTGGGAATAGTTACCGCAAAATAAAAGATTTTGATAAAGCAATTCTTTACTACGACCGAGCCAAAGAACTGGATCCCAAAAACTTCTTTGCCCTCTATGGCCTTGCCGAATCCTATCGTGGTAAAAAAGATTTTAAAACTGCCATCACTTATTGGGAAAAAATTCTCGAATCTGATCCCGAAAACAAACTCATCATCAATCGATATGCCGATTCCCTCAGAGGGCTTGGTAATTATGACAAAGCATTAGAATGTTTTAATAAAATCCTTGCCAGTGGGGATGACTACTTTGCCCTTCTTGGAAAAGCAGCCGCATTACGGCTAATTGGTGACTTAGAGAAAGCCGAAGAAATTTACTTGGGACTTCTCTCAAAATCTCCGAGTGATCCAAGACCTGCCTTAGAACTTTCTGATCTTTGGGACATTATGGGTAAAAAAACACAAGCCGTGAAACTATTGGAAGATTTAGCGAAGAAAAATCCTTCTAACGAATCCATTCGTGAAAGAATTGAATATTTAAAAGATTAA
- a CDS encoding P83/100 family protein produces MRISRSIIICLTFVSLSLTAQSKAPLGESEIKGSKKIEFINRSLRKASDEIIQENTEIGRKLAETLVKENTATVDGVKIQRVLPGADGKLGADILYLSESQSFDHVNSIARIIASYVEKSFQYKVGNAETLAQYILYYNATHRKDSKFFTKKYTEGVITATSSDKLGIDTVYKNWPGKTQIIIPIEGNILKDSGKDLTTDELEKDVNKMVKDKEKDPATKQKMEDEAKKMDKLQTDKIKEEKKVLQDKKQEVANEQKDLQDKKDALKKKEQETVASLNELKKDPVKNKAEIEKKTEEVKQIEQEKKETEKKSEAVEAKKEELSKKEEQIAKKEEARTGTTSGDTAKKDDTVQKVEAKVEELKSELAQTKDELKKKEEQSDNVVNNKILFMKFIKYDTDGHYSNELWAIDPAKDDALFKSSYNNICSKEFKEIANQGVLVLGYDGEKVENRKHKLVLLDPDKLGVKKTSESADIFWRTPMINREDKIYVIEKVKDKYHVSRFKSDLTFEKRTEEPVEENSELTFFGDKIYVTGKPKEGDKTTIKVFKKEDLSLLKTIAP; encoded by the coding sequence GGGTTCCAAAAAAATCGAATTCATCAACCGTTCCTTACGTAAGGCCTCGGACGAAATCATCCAGGAAAATACCGAAATCGGACGAAAACTCGCAGAAACCTTGGTCAAAGAAAATACAGCCACAGTGGATGGGGTCAAAATCCAAAGAGTGCTTCCCGGTGCTGATGGAAAACTCGGTGCTGATATCCTTTATCTTTCCGAGTCACAAAGTTTTGACCATGTAAATTCGATTGCTCGGATCATTGCTTCTTATGTGGAAAAATCTTTCCAATACAAGGTGGGGAATGCTGAGACTTTGGCTCAGTACATTCTTTATTACAATGCTACCCACAGAAAAGACTCTAAGTTTTTTACCAAAAAATATACCGAAGGGGTGATCACTGCCACTTCCTCAGACAAATTAGGAATTGATACAGTTTATAAAAATTGGCCGGGAAAAACTCAGATCATCATTCCCATCGAAGGAAATATTTTAAAAGATAGTGGGAAGGATTTAACCACTGATGAATTAGAAAAAGACGTCAACAAAATGGTGAAGGACAAAGAAAAAGATCCTGCCACCAAACAAAAGATGGAAGACGAAGCCAAAAAAATGGACAAGTTGCAAACCGATAAAATCAAAGAAGAAAAAAAGGTTTTGCAAGATAAAAAACAAGAAGTAGCAAACGAACAAAAAGACCTCCAAGATAAAAAAGATGCATTGAAGAAAAAGGAACAAGAAACGGTTGCCAGTCTCAATGAATTAAAAAAAGACCCGGTAAAAAACAAAGCAGAGATCGAAAAGAAAACTGAAGAAGTAAAACAAATCGAACAAGAAAAAAAAGAGACTGAGAAAAAGTCGGAAGCGGTAGAAGCCAAAAAAGAAGAACTCAGTAAAAAAGAAGAACAAATCGCAAAAAAAGAAGAAGCAAGAACCGGAACCACATCAGGCGACACCGCAAAAAAAGATGATACCGTTCAAAAAGTGGAAGCGAAAGTAGAAGAGTTAAAGTCGGAACTGGCACAAACAAAAGACGAACTGAAGAAAAAAGAAGAACAAAGTGATAATGTTGTGAACAACAAAATTCTTTTTATGAAGTTTATCAAATATGATACGGATGGTCATTATTCAAATGAACTTTGGGCGATCGATCCTGCTAAAGACGATGCACTTTTCAAAAGTTCTTATAACAATATTTGTTCTAAGGAATTTAAAGAAATCGCCAACCAAGGTGTTCTTGTTCTTGGTTACGACGGAGAAAAGGTAGAAAACAGAAAACACAAACTAGTGTTACTAGATCCTGACAAACTCGGTGTGAAAAAAACAAGTGAGTCAGCAGATATTTTCTGGAGAACACCAATGATCAATCGCGAAGATAAAATCTACGTGATCGAAAAGGTAAAAGACAAATACCATGTATCTCGTTTTAAATCAGACTTAACTTTTGAGAAAAGAACGGAAGAACCAGTGGAAGAAAATTCAGAACTTACTTTTTTTGGGGACAAAATTTACGTTACCGGCAAACCAAAAGAAGGTGATAAAACTACAATCAAGGTATTTAAAAAAGAAGATTTAAGCCTACTCAAAACCATCGCTCCGTAA